The region AGTGTATTAGTTCTCAAACTGTGCCATAAATACTACCGGAGGCACTCGGGCTGGCTTTTGTGTGACATTATGGTGTCGGCAAGGTTAATACTAGGTAAACTTTAAACTGCAAGCTAACCTGTGAGTTAATAAGCTTCAGCAGCCAACAGATTAATTCTTACAGAACACTGATATTTGTTTCAATCAAAAGCTATTCTTACATGAAGTGCAGtggagaatatttttaaaaactaacagcAGTTACTGACGCAGAGGTCAGAGAACCAGGAACAAAGCCAATCTCACTTTAAACAATAGTGTCCTGATGATCCTCCAATACTTTGGGAAAATATGTTGTTTGGACTGACAGGTTAAAAGTGGAACTACCAGTAGTCAGATATAGTATTGAGATGCCTTGTTGCTTCATGGCTCGAAAAAACGTAATGGATAAAACTACACATATATTGATCTAGCAGAGGTTAGATAGTGTCTGTGCTCAGATACAAGGCTAGCTACTACTAGCATACAAGCTAATAATGCATTTCTGTACATTCTGACACTTTAGCAACACGTCAGTCGCATAAATTGTTCCAATCCCTGACTTCATGAAGATACAAACCAGCAGAATTTATTGCAACTACAACTATGTTTTTAACTTGAGTCAGCCATATTGGAACTTGTTGCTGGTTTATGGAGAACCTTCTAACTTTATCATGTGAAATCCTGACTTCAGAGggatttttatcagttttctggggtttttttcttttactttgcaAATACCAACTTTTGAATACAAATTAAAGCATTCCTCTGAAATCACACCCTTTGACCATATACACAAAGTCTATGGATAAGAACTGCTTTTTCactgttgttgtatttttagtttttatgacaTGGTAcatcaaataagaaaaagtgCTGCTGTTATCACAGTGATATGAGGCAGCGATAGCGTTCACCAAGGTGGAACTTGCAATGAAACGTTTGAGAACCGCTGGTATAACATGTGTCATGTGTcggcttttattttcttattttatctgaCGGACggtattttgtaaatattcttttaaaatgacaaaaactacaCAACGATCAAATCATATTTACACACCTGTTGAGCTTACTGGCGAGGGGGAAGCTATATTCTAATATCAGATTAAATCATCCCATGAAAGTCAATTGAAATAATGTCTCAATCGCATTCTAGGCTAAACTTTTGGATGACAactagaaataattatttctaatgtTAAGAGTCAATTGTTTTTTCAAGACTTTAGCACTTGTTGAACTTAATTATCTAGAGAATGTGATGCTGCTTTCTCATCCTCATATCTGATACATACATCCATGTCCACAGCTGATGACGGGATGGTATTATTTTGATGTGtcttttgtctgaaatgctGAGCTGCGACTACGAGGATGTGCCAACTAAAAACAATCTGCCTTGTGAACACCTCTGGAGAAGATGCGTGAAATAAAGTCTTAACATAAACTCtaattttattgcagcagcGTATTGTCACGCTGCAAAATGAGGAAACGTTCAGCCATTACTTTTTAgagttatttttagttttggtgaGGGGGTCGCAAGTTCTCATACTTTATTCATGCCTTCAGGCTTAAGCAGAAGtcagaaccaaaataaatacGAAACGGATAGTGATAGCtttaagataataataatatacagCTGAATTAGATTATATATGAGAAATGATGtattttatgattaatttaaaaaaataaacagactaTGTCTTGGCTGAAGAAGAAGTTTGTTTACAGATGGAAATGTATAGGTGAAAAATAGAAGAATAGattggaaaaaatgaaaagttagttacacagctgtttgtttttaacttcctTACCATCCTGCTCATTGTGTGGCGGCAAGATAACTCTGGGTTCTTATCCAAACTCTGGGTTCTTATCCAGTTTTGGGTCCAGTGGCTAAAAGTATCACTGCGCTGTAAGTAAAAACATTCCACCATTGTTGAAacgactcaaaaaaaaaaaaaaaaaaaggcgcaCATGCTGAGAATAAAGAACGTAACCAGCTGTGTCTAGATTTATGACGCGGTTATTTCAGACATCGTAGAATCAAGAGTCCGAGTTGAGCTGCGGAGCTTCTGGAGGAagtcatttgatttatttgttttaaaagctaaaGTAGGTTGGATGAAGAGATGGGACCGAGTAGGGAGGGGAGGGCGAGGCATTCACTACAGTGGGATTACTGTCACTTCACAGCCGAGATCCTTGTCAGGCTCTGCCAGCGTGCTCGCGCTGTTATCAGGGCTCTGCCGCCGTGTCCGCGCGCACTGCCGCTTGGGCTTTGCCTCGCGCAATTACGCCTCCCGCGGAGCTCCATACAAGCGTTAAACGAAACATTAGCACctcatttaaaatcttaaaaacagcGTTTCACGGGGACAGACAGCTCCCTGGGCAGGCTTATCATGCGCAAATTAGCCAATTTACCAAACCGGCagagtctctctctctctctctctctctctctctctctctctctctctctctctctctctcatagAAACGGTCCTCAGTACGGAAACCTGTTTCGAACAGAGATTTAAAGTGAAGTTGACTGAGATATAAATATATCATTTGAGTTATAATTACGCAATAGCTACGTCGTGGGTTTGCAGCTATGAAATAGCCAGGAAATTGTTCATTGTAAACAAGACTTATTATTAGACTTCTTACAGAATGGCATTGCTCTCAGCACTTTTCCTTAAttaattaaaggggcagtattatgtaaaactttttaagctttacgtcatgttataatgttactcCATCATCAATAACATAAGTCACGTGTTGcctagatttcttttttttttcatgcatgctggagaaatcctttaatctcccgtgacGCAGTTCCTTCAGACCAGTGGCaatagcaattagcaaacacctgacgGAACTGAATATCTGCTGGGCTTCTCATATGAACTACTTGtgagtgcaacgctggtaagaACATAGTTAAAGCCTTACTGGAGAAAGTGATGATGCACTAACGGCAAATGAGCAACTTCTTAAAGGGAGAGAGACCCTATTTCAAAGCGTTACATTGCaaactcaaatttatttgtcattttttatatatagagcatttttataacatctgAACAGTTACTTAATTATGATATAAAATTACACAATACCCCCTTTAATAAGAAAGGATTTCATAATTccagctatatatatatagctatatattTTTCATCATGATGTGTATGTTTAGAAAGCGCTTATTTAACCACAGAGAATATATTCTTCTTAGCAGATGTATGGGAGTAGAGCTGAAATTGTGTATCATTACGGCTTGAGTATGTAAACAGTGAGTGACTGGAGGGGCAAGCTCCGCCTCTGCCGCTCTGCGATTCGCCGAGTCGCGCCGGGGGGCGTGTCCAGCCAGGCTCCCGTATAAACGAGCGACGCTCCGTCGTGGAGCTCATGATTTGTATGGAAGCGCCGCGCGACGTTGTGGCGGGGGGAGCAGACTGAATGCAGTCATCGTGTTTTTGGACGGGAAGAAAAGGAGGCCGCCACGTTTCTGTTTTACGTCGTCCGGGCAGCCGCGCGCCCtggttgctgtgtttttttctctctcccttatctctttcttttatttttattttttttaattatttttatttttggaggaCTAACTGGATACTGACAGCAGCTGCTGTGGAGCTGAAATCTCATCTCAGCCATCTTTGAataccccccacccccacccccacctctctccctcctcctcctcctcctcctcctgctgctgctgctgctcctcctcggCTCAAAGTAAACACGGCTTGCACGTCGCGTGCAACTCCATGCAGGATCCCGAGGCAGACGAGATGGGCTCGGCGCGCGACATCTGACCCGATCCGCTCCCATCCGAGCCGCACAGGGGAGGGGACGCGACTCGCCGGAGTCATGGACCTGCTCGGGATCTACCTGCTCCTCTGCCTCGCTCTCCTTCCCCGATCCAGCGGCACCGCGGCGAAGGAGATCACCTGCCAGGAAATAGTCGTGCCCCTGTGCAAGGGGATCGGCTACAACTACACCTACATGCCCAATCAGTTCAACCACGACACGCAGGACGAGGCCGGTCTGGAGGTGCACCAGTTCTGGCCTCTGGTGGAGATCCAGTGCTCGCCGGACCTGAAGTTCTTCCTCTGCAGCATGTACACCCCGATCTGCCTGGAGGACTACAAAAAGCCCCTTCCGCCGTGCCGGAGCGTGTGCGAGAGAGCCCGGGCCGGCTGCGCGCCGCTCATGAGGCAGTACGGCTTCCCCTGGCCGGACAGGATGAAGTGCGACCTGCTCCCGGTGCAGGGGAACCCGGACACCTTGTGCATGGACTACAACCGGACGGACTCCACCACGGTCTCCCCCGTGCTGTCGAAGCCCACCAACCACCCGGGGAAAGGGTCTAGCCCGGCTAAAAGCAAGCCCGGCAGACTCGGGAAGTACAAGCCGCCCAACGCTCCGTGCGAGCCGGGCTGCAAGTGTCTGGAGCCCATGGTGCCGGTGAACACCGACCGCCACCCGCTGTACAACCGAGTCAAAACCGGCCAGATCACCAACTGCGCCATGCCGTGCCACAACCCGTACTTTACGCACGACGAGCGGGCGTTCACCGCCTTCTGGATCGGACTCTGGTCCGTGTTGTGCTTCGTGTCGACTTTCGCCACCGTGGCCACGTTCCTCATCGACATGGAGCGCTTCAAGTACCCGGAGAGGCCGATCATCTTCCTGTCCGCCTGCTATATGTTCGTGTCGGCGGGCTACATCGTACGGCTGATCGCGGGGCACGAGAAGGTGGCGTGCAACCGGGAGTTCGAGCTGGAGCACATCCACTACCAGACCACCGGCCCCGCGCTCTGCACCGTCGTCTTCCTGCTCATCTACTTCTTCGGCATGGCCAGCTCCATCTGGTGGGTCATCCTGTCCCTCACCTGGTTCCTCGCGGCCGGGATGAAGTGGGGCAACGAGGCGATCGCCAGCTACTCCCAGTACTTCCACCTGGCCGCCTGGCTCATCCCCAGCATGAAGTCCATCGCTGTGCTGGCGCTCAGCTCCGTGGACGGAGACTCCGTGGCCGGGATCTGCTACGTCGGGAACCAGAACTTGGACAACCTGCGCGGCTTCGTCCTGGCGCCCttggtgatttatttattcatcggGACCATGTTCCTCTTGGCCGGATTCGTGTCGCTGTTCCGGATCCGCAGCGTCATCAAGCAAGGCGGCACCAAGACCGACAAGCTGGAGAAGCTGATGATCCGGATCGGGATCTTCACGGTGCTCTACACGGTGCCGGCGACCGTGATCGTCGCCTGCTACTTTTACGAGCAGCACAACCGGCAGAGCTGGGAGATTACGCACAACTGCTCCAACTGCCTGCTGGAGCGGGACCGCCGCAGCCCGGACTACGCGGTGTTCATGCTCAAGTACTTCATGTGCCTTCTGGTTGGCATCACGTCCGGCGTGTGGATCTGGTCCGGGAAGACCGTGGACTCCTGGAGGACTTTCTGCACCCGCTGCTGCTGGGGCAGCAAGGGCACGGGGGGCTCCATGTACAGCGACGTCAGCACGGGACTGACGTGGAGATCGGGCACGGCCAGCTCCGTGTCCTGCCCCAAGCAGATGCCGCTGTCCCAGGTCTGAATgtggggaggggggaggggggtagCACGGTGAGGGGCTTGGGGGGTGTAAAAGCGGCTTATGGAGGACTGCTAATTGTTTGGGAGATAACCCATCACATGGTGTTCTGAAACAATTTGCATTGTAATGAACTGCTGCTGAGCTGTACCTGGCATTCACACCAAGCTAATTCCCTTCTGTTTATATGTATTAgacagggccggtccaaggttATGTGAGGCCCAAGGCAGAATTTCATTTCGAGGATGAGGATGGGGCAGTGGGGGCTCCATCACATTTATCACAACTATTATGCACTTGAGTGAGTTGGAGCGACTTGGGGTAAAGTTTAAAGTTTCGATCCCAAACTATAAAGAAAGGTAGACGTACGGACAAAAAGTCACAGAAAGGTTGAAGTtgcagaaattaattaaaatatgaaacttgttaaattattaaagtGTTTGCAAGCTGGTTCTGTGTATAATCAAGTGCTCTTTGGGGGAAGGGCGGCGGTCCTGGTTTGCATATACCTTGGGTCGGCTCTGGTAGAGGTACAGACT is a window of Xiphophorus maculatus strain JP 163 A chromosome 21, X_maculatus-5.0-male, whole genome shotgun sequence DNA encoding:
- the fzd8 gene encoding frizzled-8 → MDLLGIYLLLCLALLPRSSGTAAKEITCQEIVVPLCKGIGYNYTYMPNQFNHDTQDEAGLEVHQFWPLVEIQCSPDLKFFLCSMYTPICLEDYKKPLPPCRSVCERARAGCAPLMRQYGFPWPDRMKCDLLPVQGNPDTLCMDYNRTDSTTVSPVLSKPTNHPGKGSSPAKSKPGRLGKYKPPNAPCEPGCKCLEPMVPVNTDRHPLYNRVKTGQITNCAMPCHNPYFTHDERAFTAFWIGLWSVLCFVSTFATVATFLIDMERFKYPERPIIFLSACYMFVSAGYIVRLIAGHEKVACNREFELEHIHYQTTGPALCTVVFLLIYFFGMASSIWWVILSLTWFLAAGMKWGNEAIASYSQYFHLAAWLIPSMKSIAVLALSSVDGDSVAGICYVGNQNLDNLRGFVLAPLVIYLFIGTMFLLAGFVSLFRIRSVIKQGGTKTDKLEKLMIRIGIFTVLYTVPATVIVACYFYEQHNRQSWEITHNCSNCLLERDRRSPDYAVFMLKYFMCLLVGITSGVWIWSGKTVDSWRTFCTRCCWGSKGTGGSMYSDVSTGLTWRSGTASSVSCPKQMPLSQV